A window of the Cicer arietinum cultivar CDC Frontier isolate Library 1 chromosome 6, Cicar.CDCFrontier_v2.0, whole genome shotgun sequence genome harbors these coding sequences:
- the LOC101503226 gene encoding uncharacterized protein has protein sequence MSLTHRFCVSIFLLLVVFILPLTGTAEDSSLLEVLRRHGLPAGLFPQSVKSFKLDQMGHLEVHLDRPCLAQYETTVFFDTVVKANLSFGQLKVLEGMSREELFLWLPVKDIIVTDPSSGLILIDIGFAYKRLSFSRFDEPPICRSHRGLSFRMVGRKNIGFKDQR, from the exons ATGTCTCTGACACATAGGTTTTGTGTCTCCATTTTCCTTCTTCTTGTTGTTTTCATTCTTCCTCTCACAGGAACAGCTGAAGATTCTTCTCTTCTAGAAGTTCTCCGTAGACATGGCCTCCCAGCAGGACTCTTCCCTCAAAGTGTGAAATCATTCAAATTGGACCAAATGGGTCATTTAGAGGTACATTTAGATCGACCCTGTTTGGCTCAATATGAAACAACAGTTTTCTTTGACACTGTTGTTAAAGCCAACCTTAGTTTCGGACAGCTTAAGGTTTTGGAGGGTATGTCTCGTGAAGAGCTTTTTTTGTGGCTACCTGTTAAAGATATCATTGTTACTGATCCATCTTCTGGACTTATTCTCATTGATATTGGTTTTGCTTATAAACGTCTCTCTTTCTCTCGTTTTGATGAACCCCCAATTTGTAGATCTCATCGTG GTCTTTCATTTCGTATGGTTGGAAGGAAGAATATTGGATTTAAAGATCAGAGATAG